TTTTTCTTGATCTCACTTTTTAAGAAGTTGATTTCCAGCCCATAAATTTGTTCAAATTTTGATCACTAGAAATATCATTATAGGTGGCAAGAATATTATGTCATCTGCATACTGCAATATATTAATCACTTCCTTCCCTTGTTTCCTTTAGCACCCCTTTCACAAAACCATGCTACCTTGCATTATCCATGACAACAGAATCAAATAGAAGTGAGGGACAATGAAACACCATGTCTCAGACCTTTAAAGTAGGAAAGAAAGGACCAATATAATCATTGACTTTAATTCCCACACATCCACCATTCATTGTCTCCGTAATCCAATCTTCTATTTATCAGGAAATCCTTTTAAAGTTAATGTTTCATGGACAAATGGTCGTTGAttttatcatatgccttctcaaaatcaacTTAGAAAAACATGACACTTTTCTTTTTTAGCATGTATTGAATTCAAAGCCTTGTGCAAAATTAGCACCCCTTCCATAATGTATCTACCATTAACAGAGGCAGTTTGAACCGGAGAAATTAAGGACCCAACCACCTCACTCAATCTGTGCGTAGTTGCTAGATGCTTAAAATGTTGGCCCCACAATGCGTGTGCCACTGCATTCTTGCTATTACCAAATGACATGTACCAAAGAAGTGACTTTCCAAAAATATACAAGGTAAAAAGAAGAAACTACACTGCCTAAATGTAACAGATGTGTACTAGTATTATCACTTTGGCGAAATATCTTGTCAAAGAATCACATAGGCAAAAGCTTCAAATTACCCGTATAAATCGGAAGGTTGTATTTGGTTGGTACTTTATCTTCTTGGAGTACTAGGGTATTTTAATTTTGTTAATGAAAGGGGATCAATGCTCAATAGCCAATGCCAACTTCCTGTAAAGCAAGTTGAATACCCTAGTCCCACATGAGCCGAGGACGAAACTTCCTCTTAGATAGAGGGTGAAATCGTGTTGGTGTCTTGGTGAACTATTGGTTGTTTCAGAATCACATTAAACATTGAACCTTAAGTTGGACCATACCGTGAACGGACATTGTATCTTGGTGACTTGTAGAAGGCTACTTCTTGTCtgagcccaggctcatctgcacccggtcagaaaaaaaaaatcaaaacaaatacttaaaaaaattcaaaaaaatccatttTTTGTGTGATAGATAATTTTATGCGTGAGGTGCGCTTcaaatttcaacttatttggacgtctgagcagctctcagcaaaaaacaAAATCGGGTCAGAACAAAATGAGTTGAAACTTGGAGCGCACCTCACGCATAAACTtgtctaccacacaaaaaaattagaattttttgaatttttttagtatttgttttgatttttttcgtcaaggcgggtgcagatgagctcgggagcagaaacgCCGCACTTGTAGAGTTTTTTCCTTCAAACCATGCAGGAAGACTGCACGTGAATATATAGATAAGAAACAAAGGTTTCAAACGACAATTACAGCAGTTGTTAAGCGTGAGAAAGATCAGAGAAGAGAAAGAGAGCAGAAACTGGTCCAAAGCAGAACAAACACGCAAGAAAAACGACCGCAGGGACAGTAAATCCTACGTGTACAGCGCGAGAGTGCGCCACAGTCCACCGCTATCACTTGTATAAATGGCAGTGATATGATAATACTATGAAATGCAAAATCCACTTACAAACTTTACAACCGGTTCAATCAAAGCCATAATAATTAACATAACAGTGTCCACATCACACATCAAACTTAAGCTCCACAGAtacagatagcagcagcagcagcaccaccaccaccagtgatCAGGTGATCAATGATCATGCACTCAGGCGGAGGAGCCCTTGAGCTTCTTGGCGATGCCGGCGAAGTACTTGCCCTGGTGGAAGGCATGCTCGAGCTCCATCTCCGACGGCCACCGCGACCCATCGCCCGCGAACGTGCCGGCGCCGTACGGGCTGCCGCCCTGCACCTTGTCCATGTCGAACATCTTGGCGCCGAACGTGTACCCCACCGGCACGAATACCATGCCGTGGTGGGTCAGCTGGGTCACCGCCGTCAGCGGCGTCGTCTCCTGCCCGCCGCCCTGCGTGCCTGTGCTGAAGAATACGCCCGCCGGCTTCCCCGCCAGGCTCTGCTCCCTCCACAGCCCGCCCGTTGCGTCGAAGAACGCCTTCATCTGCGCCGCCATCATGCCGAACCTCGTCGGGAACCCGAACAGGACGCCGTCCGCCTCCGCCAGCTCCTGCGGGGAGATCACCGGCACGTCGGTCTTGGGTGGGGCGCCCATCTTGCCAAGGACTTCCTCGTTCAGGATCTCAGGGACCTTTAATAAGATGGTGAGCAAAGATGCATGTGTGAATTCATTTTTCATGAAATCTCTGTATAACACTAGATAGTTCTTGAGCCTGACGAGCAGAGCATCACAGTGGGAGCTTACACACTGTTGTCAACTGATAAACAGGGTTGCTGAGACTGACCTGCCACACTTTAACCTCCACGCCTTCCACAGAGGAAGCACCTTTCTTGATCTCATCAGCTAGCTTAGCAACATGACCATACATGGAGTAGTACCTGTCAAAAATTGGTGATGATTTTACATCTTACTTTTTATTGACGTTCAAGAAGCAAGACACAATGATATATCTTGTCCCATATATATCAACCACTACTACTTTTTGTTTACGCGTGTTTCACATAACTTTAGGAAACACGCTAGGCTAACAAAAGGAATAAAGGACATCATGAACCAACTAGTGTGTTACACACGGCACAAATGTTCATCAATTAAAGAACTGTGTAAGACACCTGTGCCGAGAACTTCGCACCAGTATATTATATAACTACTTCAGTAAACTTATGGCTCTAAGTTCTATATCTGGTGATTGGTGAAAAGAGTTTGCCCCCACAGCCACTAAGAAAACAGAGTAATCATGTACAGACAAAACAATAAGTTTGATAATGATGTCAAAATGTCCTGAAGGGTTTGGGGCAAACCGTCAATCAAAGGTCTAATTAGAATAACCCAGGTGTTTCCCATCTTTTATCTAAAGGCTTCTAGAGGCCTACTTTTTGGTAGTTGGGCAATCCCATTCAGCAGGCAAAATTTTAAAACATGGTCCAATTATAGCTTATGTTAGACAGTGATAGGGTGATACAGGTTAGTTATGTGCTTATGGTTTCTGATAGATGTGACTTGAAAGAAAGACGAGTGATGCGAATTGATAGGGAAATGCTGCTTGCCAATAGCAGGATGCATCCATTGCACCGAGTACTGAACACTCAAAGATGCTTGAAGACACTACTAGTTTGATTCTGACCAGGAGTGACATTCTTCAAATGCTGATGTGAGTTGTCACACTTTACGGATTAATTGTATTGCATTCCAATATTCAGAAGGCCAGTGGACTTGCTCATACTTTTTCGATAATAATTACGCACTGGTTACTTTTGTGCTTCAAATAAGCTTTTATTGAGACAGGCATAATTGTGGAAAAGCTAAAAGTCCATGTTGGTGGAGTTGACACTAGGAAGCAATAAGATTGAACCCTACTACAAGCAAAGATCCATCACAGGAGACAGTGGGGCTGTAGTGGAAAATCCACATCAAAAGAAAATGGCCTTTTAATCGCTGTGCTGCAACTGACAAATTTGCATATGTAAGCTGAAAGAAGGCCATCAAAAATTTAATCAACAtactatttttttaataaaaaaacatACGTATCATTTTAAAAAAGAAGGAAGAAACTCAGAGATTTATTTAAAATGAGAGAAGGGGTAAACTACAATTTGATTAAACATCTATTCCAGTTCTCGCCTAATACACAAGTTCCACATAGTACAAAACAAATTAGATTTGCATCACACTGATGTATATATGATTTCCATCCTATTTAAAGCACAAAAGATTCCATTCCATCTTTTTTTAAAGGAGCTGTGGTGTATCATATAATATGATATACATCGCACTAGAAGCCTGAGCATCATATGCAGCCATGACCCATGAGTAGCTATCCCTATTAGTTGGTGGGAACAGGGTAAATGGTAAAGATATACTCAGATAAAATTCATATAGGAAACGTAGCCCAGAGCAACAAACTAGGGACAGTCAACAACCAAGGTGATGTTCTTCAGAAAGATGGTAATCAAGGTGTTGTTGACTGCATCCACTGCCACTGGTAACGGAAATTGCTTCGAGAAGTCGCCGATGTCTGCCGGGGCGGCGGATACTTCAGAGGTGCGCGTTTCACACGGCAGGGAGGAAAATATCCAGATAAAGGGGACAGCGCAGGATTACCAGTGCAGGATCAGGTCCCCGTCCATATCCGGCATCGATCCCATCATGGACCACCAGACCCAGCACGGATTAAATCCATGATTGGTGATACCCCATATACAGCTAATAATCGAGCAGAGGTTATCCGCGACTCTGAAGTCTGAACCCTCACCCCACCACTCGTTTCAGTTCACTGAACCTGGACTGAACTCTGACGCGAATGATCAAAACTACTAGGGCCACTCTAGACGGAGGCGTCGACGGGCGGAGGGCCTCCCGATGAACAATTGTGCACTAATGGTGTGTGATTGCTGCCGGGACATGCGTTTCAATCCGAATTTAGAAAAATCTAGGCAGAATCATCAACTATCTGAATTAACAACGTCTAGAAATTCAGTTTCATAGTACGCACGAGTGTGAATGAATTGTAATGGGGGCGGCAGCGAAACAGATGGTACTACATAGCAGTGAGGGAGCGGGTGCTTACACGACGTAGACCTTGACCGCCATGGGAGGCGCGCCGGAGCTCCGCGGATCTGAGAtctggtgggaggaggaggaggacggctcCGGTTGTTTAATGGGTTCGAGATGGAATGGAGGGGAGGCAGTGGGcagtgggagaggggaaggaaggccGGGGGCATTTATAGGCCGGCGGGGACGGGGTTGCCGTGCCGGTTGACATCCGAGGTGAGGTCCCAACCAACTACAGCTCCTGCCAAGCGGATCCGGGCACTGCCACTTGTGCGTGTGAGTGACCGCTGCTGTGTCACGTGCTGCCCGTCCCTGGCCTCTcaattgtttttcttttttattttggaCAGCAGGCCTCAAACTCTTTTTTTCTTATTGTTTTTCGGGGAAACCTTTATCGTATTTGCAACAGGTAAAAATATTTCTAGTACTCTCTTCACCATCATATTGTGATTGTCTTTTTTAATTTGGACCGTTTCTGGGTATTTTGCCACTTGTGCTCCTCATCAGTGTGCGTGTTCGACAGGTCCATCCGTGGTCCTAAACTATTCATTTTTGGCTGGCCGGACGCAAATGTTATTTCTATTCTCTATTCATTCAGCGTATGATGAATTAATGATTGTAGAGCtggtatttttgaaaaaaaaaatgtaGAGTTGGTAAAGGTTCTTGAGTCTAGTCAAATGTCAAATGCTCTTCCCCTGAAGAAACTTTTTCCCCGTCAAAACCTCATATCCAATCCAGCATACAAGGTATCTTTGGCGGGTGTGCATCCATGGCTAAGATATCATAATTTGTTCGTTTTGCTTGTTCGTTTGTGGTAGAAGATAGGATATACATGTAAGCATTCTTATTAAGTAAGAGAAACCATGGACTGATTGTTTTGTCTTTTAGTTTGTACTAAAAGATAAAGATAGGATGTGCATGTAAGAATCCATAGTTACACCCCCCAAAAAAAAGCATCCATAGTTACGATATCATGTAACTATGGCGGCGCTAGAAAATAATCCAATCTGACATATAaggtatcactactaggaaaatacTTATAtgtagaagtttaccagtagcgcctgTTTTTGACCCCATGCTACTGgtatttaccagtagcgctgggtagaaaacacgctactactactaAATAACAGCAGCGTTTGTTAGCTTGGGCCGTGCTGCTGTTACATGGGCCGCAGGGCAAAAACGGTAGCCCACTTATGTAGCGTTTGTTTCGAACGGGCGCTACAGctggtgggcttagcagtagcgccggcctctacccagcgctactactaggggAAAAGAAAACATGcccgagcgcccccccccccccccccccccgcaccccctCACTCTCACAATCGATCCCCTCCGCCCGAAGACGCCGCCGCGGTTAGGGTTCCTCCCCGGCCGCCTCACCCCCGTCGATGGCGCCGTGCGCCGCCACCACGCGCGGTCGCCTCTCGCCTCCTCCGACGCTCCAGCCCCGTAAGTCCCCCTCGATCTCCTCCTCACTGCGCGCACCACCACTACCTAGGCTCCAATCGATTCGCCGCGGCGGCTCGCCATGTTTTGGGATTTCACGTGGGGGAAAGGGATTTAGGGATTGCACGGTGACTCCACGCTTCGATGCGACGTGTTCCAGGCTTGTTTCCTCGCGTGATTGGGGAGAGAGTAGAGAGAGGGGTTAGGTGAGAGAAGTAGAGGCTTTTTGTTGCTCACCGAAACTTGGGTTTCAATTCTTGATCAGCAGTTTAGCACATATAATTGAAACTTGGGTTTCAATTCTTGGCTGCTGTCCCtggagcagtggcggcggcggcggtgcctagtgttctagggtttagagaGGGGTTCTTTCCTGACACTAGGGTTATGTCTTGAATGCTCCTCCTTTCATCTGAATGATGTTGATTGTGCCAGTTCTTCTTAAAGGTCTAAATGTTTGTATCCTCGTGATGAGCTACCCTATGTGTGAATTTGATCCACTAGCTTCTTTGTTGATGCATATAAAGATATGACCACGAAGCCCTCACTGTTATGTGGTTTCATGGAAAAATCAATGCTTGATTCGATACTCTTTTAGGTTGAAGAGAGTGTCTGTATGTGGTGATGCTCAAATTGCCAAGTTGTTATGGTGCGCATTTGAATATATGCTAACACCCGTTTCGAAAAAAATGCTAACTGATCTGTCTCATGTCTCTGTTTTATTGAATGAGAAAACTGACTTTGCTGTGTTAAttaggacactagtagaaaacagggctttcgttcgggcctagctaggccattagtcccggttcggccACGAATCAAGACCCATGGGGGAATTcaacccggttcgtgagcccagggggcccggccggggcctcgtgggcattggtcccggttcgtatggacccatttgtcccggttctaggcacgaaccgggaccaatgggcctcgctcctggcccacatacattggtcccggttcgtggctagaaccgggacagaaggtggagctttagtcccggtttcagccacgaaccgggacacatgagctgcctatatataccccatcgccacagcagagcactccacagtgctctgtttttctggccggtgaggggagggcatttgggtgctttagctcacctcctatgcacatgaggtgttcgatgaaatgtctgagccacactagttaatctttctcctctcgaaactcgacctccgagctccattttccccgagatttgtccaggtttagcggtccgtcacgtcacgtccccgtcttcaccgccgtcgatcgcccgcgccgatctcgtcgccggcaccaccgtggtgagcctcttgttcttatcttctttctaaaagaaaaaaaattcttacttcagatagatacttgtctaattttcttacttttattagtccttgttattatatagtgcgatggtttttgtatccgcccccatcggccctcgtcctgtctatgattcggctgtggtatatattatctttttataactatttggttcatttattgtttatgactattatgccgaccaacgtgacatatattttatttatctaggaggtggttgctacctcttgagcactgcattggttttcccttgaagaggaaagggtgatgcagcaaagtagcgtaagtatttccctcagtttttgagaaccaaggtatcaatccagtaggaggctacgcgcgagtccctcgtacctacacaaaacaaataaatcctcgcaaccaacgcgataaggggttgtcaatcccttcacggtcacttacgagagtgagatctgatagatatgatagggcaatatttttggtatttttatgataagatgcaaagtaaaataaaagcaaagtaaaagcaaagcaaataactaagtgttggaagattaatatgatgaagatagacccgggggccataggtttcactagtggcttctctcgagagcataagtattttacggtgggtgaacgaattactgttgagcaattgacagaattgagcatagttatgagaatatctaggtatgatcatgtatataggcatcacgtccgagacaagtagaccgactcctgcctgcatctactactattactccactcatcgaccgctatccagcatgcatctagagtattaagttcatgaaaacagagtaacgccttaagcaagatgatatgatgtagagggataaattcatgcaatatgataaaaaaaaccccatcttgttatcctcgatggcaacaatacaatacgtggcttgctgcccctactgtcactgggaaaggacaccgcaagattgaacccaaagctaagcacttctcccattgcaagaaagatcaatctagtaggccaaaccaaactgataattcgaagagacttgcaaagataaccaatcatacataaaagaattcagagaagattcaaatattgttcatagataaacttgatcataaacccacaattcctcggtctcaacaaacacaccgcaaaagaagattacatcgaatagatctccatgagagagggggagaacattgtattgagatccaaaaagagagaagaagccatctagccactaactatggacccgaaggtctgaggtaaactactcacacttcatcagagaggctatggtgttgatgtagaagccctccgtcatggatgccccctccggcggagctccgaaacaggccccaagatgggatctcatgggtacagaaggttgcagcggtggaattaggtttttggctcctgttctgatcgtttggggctacataggtatatataggaggaaggagtacgttggtggagcaacagggggcccacgagggtggagggcgcgcactggggggtaggcgcgcccccctacctcgtggcctcctggaagcttctcttacgtagggtccaagtctcctggatcttgttcgttccaaaaatcacgctcccgaaggtttcattccgtttggactccgtttgatattctttttctgcgaaactctgaaataggcaaaaaacagcaattctgggctgggcctccggttaataggttagtcccaaaaataatataaaagtgaataataaagcccaataatgtccaaaacagaagataatatagcatggagcaatcaaaaattatagatacgttggagacgtatcaagcatccccaagcttaattcctgctcgtcctcgagtaggtaaatgataaaaacagaatttttgatgcggagtgctactaggcataattttatgtaattcttcttaattgtggtatgaatattcagatccgaatgattcaagataaaagttcatattgacataaaaataataataatttaagcatactaactaagcaattatgtcttctcaaaataacatggccaaagaaagttcatccctacaaaatcatatagtttagtcatgctccattttcgtcacacaagaatgctctcatcatgcacaaccccgatgacaagccaagcaattgtttcatactttagtaatctcaaacttataaaccttcacgcaatatatgagcgcgagccatggacatagcactatgggtggaatagaatatgatgatgggggttatgtggagaagacaaaaaaaggataaagtctcacatcaacgaggctaatcaatgagctatggagatgcccatcgattgatgttaatgcaaggagtagggattggcatgcaactgatgcactagagctataaatgtatgaaagctcaacaaaataaactaagtgggtgtgcatccaacttgcttgctcacgaagacctagggcacttgaggaggcccattgttggtgttggggatcgtagcagaattttaaaatttcctacgcatcaccaagatccatctatggagtatactagcaacgaggggaaaggagtgcatctacatacccttgtagatcgcgagcggaagcgttctaatgaacggggttgatggagtcgtactcgccgtgatccaaatcaccgatgaccgactg
This DNA window, taken from Triticum aestivum cultivar Chinese Spring chromosome 1D, IWGSC CS RefSeq v2.1, whole genome shotgun sequence, encodes the following:
- the LOC123182518 gene encoding NAD(P)H dehydrogenase (quinone) FQR1, with the protein product MAVKVYVVYYSMYGHVAKLADEIKKGASSVEGVEVKVWQVPEILNEEVLGKMGAPPKTDVPVISPQELAEADGVLFGFPTRFGMMAAQMKAFFDATGGLWREQSLAGKPAGVFFSTGTQGGGQETTPLTAVTQLTHHGMVFVPVGYTFGAKMFDMDKVQGGSPYGAGTFAGDGSRWPSEMELEHAFHQGKYFAGIAKKLKGSSA